A genomic segment from Barrientosiimonas humi encodes:
- a CDS encoding recombinase family protein codes for MVELVSLRKTNEVAAYVRASMDRKGDRWTVETQLRKIRALAEAKDWEVVEVYDDNAVSATKKRRAGTRWAEMLDDARAGRFSMVVAVDMDRLLRSTKDLNTLIDLGLRVVTVDGEIDLSTADGEFRATMLAALARFEARRKAERQIRSNERRRAEGIPASSWKAFGWTREGELIEAEADAVRRAFDAFLGEPSLSIRRIREDLNSAGHLTARGSAFSVDAVRYLLANPLYAGYIKHYASGELYPVQGDAFPPIVGEQTWRAAVAKLEDNVRRSARQGNQPKYLLSTIGLCGKCGATLVSGTNSRKQPTYRCGEQFHLTRQREPVDAMVTEAVLTRLSSVDVHDLVMPQEDDGPDREALLTERNALVERVKELSPLLLDVRQPVLEITEAIRGGKARIDQIDAEILDRSVSVAAKLLGDVDESLGTMERREVVESKWKALDMDRRRMLVDELVTVTIEPIAPGHVKFDPDLIRIEPRRD; via the coding sequence ATGGTTGAACTGGTATCGCTGAGGAAGACGAACGAGGTCGCCGCCTACGTCCGCGCCTCGATGGATCGCAAGGGCGACCGGTGGACGGTCGAGACCCAGTTGCGGAAGATCAGGGCTCTCGCCGAGGCCAAGGACTGGGAGGTCGTCGAGGTCTACGACGACAACGCTGTGTCGGCGACGAAGAAGCGCCGCGCTGGCACCCGGTGGGCCGAGATGCTGGACGACGCCCGCGCGGGCAGGTTCTCGATGGTCGTCGCCGTGGACATGGACCGCCTCCTGCGCAGCACGAAGGACCTGAACACGCTGATCGACCTCGGCCTGCGCGTCGTCACCGTGGACGGCGAGATCGACCTCTCGACGGCGGACGGCGAGTTCCGGGCGACGATGCTCGCCGCTCTCGCGCGGTTCGAGGCGCGCCGCAAGGCGGAGCGTCAGATCAGGTCGAACGAGCGCCGCCGCGCCGAGGGCATCCCGGCGTCCTCCTGGAAGGCGTTCGGCTGGACGAGGGAGGGTGAGCTGATCGAGGCGGAGGCCGACGCCGTACGGCGGGCCTTCGATGCGTTCCTCGGCGAGCCGTCGCTGTCGATCCGTCGCATCCGCGAGGACCTGAACAGCGCCGGTCATCTGACCGCGCGCGGGTCGGCGTTCTCCGTCGATGCCGTGCGGTACCTGCTGGCGAACCCGCTCTACGCTGGCTACATCAAGCACTACGCCTCGGGCGAGCTGTACCCGGTGCAGGGCGACGCGTTCCCGCCCATCGTTGGCGAGCAGACGTGGCGGGCCGCGGTGGCAAAGCTGGAGGACAACGTGCGGAGGTCGGCGAGGCAGGGCAACCAGCCGAAGTACCTCCTGTCCACGATTGGCCTGTGCGGGAAGTGCGGCGCGACGCTCGTCTCGGGGACCAACAGCCGCAAGCAGCCGACGTACCGCTGCGGCGAGCAGTTCCACCTCACCCGCCAGCGCGAGCCCGTCGATGCGATGGTCACCGAGGCGGTGCTCACCCGCCTGTCTTCGGTGGACGTGCACGACCTCGTGATGCCGCAGGAGGACGACGGGCCGGACCGCGAGGCGCTGCTGACCGAGCGGAACGCTCTGGTCGAGCGCGTCAAGGAGCTGAGCCCGCTGCTGCTGGACGTGCGCCAGCCCGTCCTGGAGATCACGGAGGCGATCAGGGGCGGAAAGGCCCGCATCGACCAGATCGACGCGGAGATACTCGACCGCTCGGTGTCGGTGGCGGCGAAGCTGCTGGGGGACGTGGACGAGTCGCTCGGCACCATGGAGCGCCGGGAGGTCGTCGAGTCGAAGTGGAAGGCCTTGGACATGGACCGCCGCCGGATGCTCGTGGACGAGCTGGTAACGGTGACCATCGAACCCATCGCGCCGGGTCACGTGAAGTTCGACCCCGACCTCATTCGAATAGAGCCGCGTCGCGACTGA
- a CDS encoding LLM class flavin-dependent oxidoreductase: MNECCNRDISYENPLQLAEELGALDLLADQRIAIGISRGSPETALRGYEAFGYTGSKDPRGADIAREKFATFLRAIDGEGMVEADPARAPRGTLLPITPQSNGLRDRIWWGSATRETAEWVGEMGLNLMSSTLLTEEAGMPFHELQREQIDRYREAYAAAGHTRPPRVSVSRSIFPLVSDADRAYFGGRPDSDQVGIIDGYVSTFGKTYAAEPDELIEQLRADSAVMAADTVMLTVPNQLGVDYNAHVLEAFATHVAPALGWKPNTDGPVRGDRIELSTTS, encoded by the coding sequence GTGAACGAGTGTTGCAACCGCGATATAAGCTACGAGAACCCGCTGCAGCTCGCCGAGGAGCTCGGCGCGCTCGACCTGCTCGCCGACCAGCGCATCGCGATCGGCATCAGCCGAGGGTCACCCGAGACGGCGCTGCGCGGCTACGAGGCGTTCGGCTACACCGGCAGCAAGGACCCGCGGGGCGCCGACATCGCTCGCGAGAAGTTCGCCACGTTCCTGCGCGCCATCGACGGCGAGGGCATGGTCGAGGCCGACCCGGCGCGCGCACCGCGCGGCACGCTGCTGCCGATCACGCCGCAGTCCAACGGTCTTCGCGACCGCATCTGGTGGGGCTCGGCGACCCGCGAGACCGCCGAGTGGGTCGGGGAGATGGGCCTGAACCTGATGTCCTCGACGCTGCTCACCGAGGAGGCGGGCATGCCCTTCCACGAGCTGCAGCGCGAGCAGATCGACCGCTATCGCGAGGCGTACGCCGCCGCCGGGCACACACGACCGCCGCGGGTCTCGGTGAGCCGCAGCATCTTCCCGCTGGTCAGCGACGCCGACCGCGCCTACTTCGGCGGCCGCCCGGACAGCGACCAGGTCGGGATCATCGACGGCTACGTCTCGACGTTCGGCAAGACCTATGCCGCCGAGCCCGACGAGCTGATCGAGCAGCTGCGCGCCGACTCCGCGGTGATGGCCGCCGACACGGTGATGCTGACCGTCCCCAACCAGCTGGGTGTCGACTACAACGCGCACGTGCTCGAGGCGTTCGCCACGCACGTCGCGCCGGCGCTCGGGTGGAAGCCGAACACCGACGGCCCGGTGCGCGGCGACCGGATCGAGCTGAGCACGACGAGCTGA
- a CDS encoding MMPL family transporter has protein sequence MQRLANLITRRWVAGLLALAALLGAGAVIGIVGQAERGPTTTSSMPVGSDSLAAAELLEEVPEADGSAAVVLFSSDAALTPQQLGAIAGLARELPGATGAPPTVADDRSAALVVVPVDAADATQTAEVVADLRTQVRADLPDGVTAQVTGPAAIQADLAAVFDGANLRLLAATAAVVAFLLIVTYRSPVLWLVPLTVVGVADQLAATIATHTLAAVDIPWDESTVGILSVLVFGAGTNYALLLISRYRDELRVREDRREAMAHALTRTAEAVLASATTVVLGLLALLLSAFPATRGLGLACAVGIVVAAVFVLVVLPAALVVFGRWIFWPRVPRTGQVSLADSRSLWRRIGNAVSRHPARFATATIMLLAVGAAGMTQIRTGLDGPDQFLQKPEAIAAGERLAESFPAGSADPVIIVSRDSDVTELARVVGDVEGVSSARAVGAPEGAGGVSQVQAVLTADPGSDAAEQAVRDIRAAVAGTGETHVGGTEAEALDESEASSRDRLLILPLILGLVVIALGGLLRSVVAPLLLVTTVVGTYLASLGISWVLFTQVLGFERLDNGVPLLAFVFLVALGVDYNIFLVTRAAEESRSHGTREGMLRALAATGGVITSAGVLLAAVFAVLGVLPLVVLAQLGVVVCVGVLLDTLVVRTVLVPSLALILGDRFWWPRRLAPAQPDSPAADDQRELAHVQG, from the coding sequence ATGCAACGGCTCGCCAACCTCATCACTCGACGCTGGGTCGCGGGGCTGCTCGCCCTCGCCGCCCTGCTCGGCGCCGGCGCCGTCATCGGCATCGTCGGCCAGGCCGAGCGTGGCCCGACGACCACCTCCTCGATGCCCGTCGGCTCCGACAGCCTCGCGGCGGCCGAGCTGCTCGAGGAGGTCCCCGAGGCCGACGGGTCGGCGGCGGTCGTGCTGTTCAGCAGCGACGCGGCGCTGACCCCGCAGCAGCTCGGGGCCATCGCGGGCCTCGCGCGCGAGCTGCCCGGGGCGACGGGGGCTCCGCCCACGGTGGCCGACGACCGCAGCGCGGCGCTCGTCGTCGTGCCCGTCGACGCGGCGGACGCGACGCAGACCGCTGAGGTCGTCGCCGACCTGCGCACCCAGGTGCGCGCCGACCTGCCGGACGGGGTCACCGCGCAGGTCACCGGGCCCGCGGCCATCCAGGCCGACCTGGCCGCCGTCTTCGACGGGGCGAACCTGCGGCTGCTCGCGGCGACCGCCGCGGTCGTGGCCTTCCTGCTCATCGTCACCTACCGCAGTCCCGTGCTCTGGCTCGTCCCGCTCACCGTCGTCGGCGTGGCAGACCAGCTCGCCGCGACGATCGCGACGCACACCCTCGCGGCCGTCGACATCCCCTGGGACGAGTCGACCGTCGGCATCCTCTCGGTGCTCGTCTTCGGCGCCGGCACGAACTACGCCCTGCTGCTCATCTCCCGCTACCGCGACGAGCTGCGGGTCCGCGAGGACCGTCGCGAGGCCATGGCGCACGCCCTCACCCGCACCGCCGAGGCCGTGCTCGCGAGCGCCACGACGGTCGTGCTCGGCCTGCTGGCGCTGCTCCTGTCGGCCTTCCCCGCCACCCGCGGGCTGGGGCTGGCCTGCGCGGTCGGCATCGTCGTCGCGGCGGTCTTCGTGCTCGTCGTCCTGCCCGCCGCGCTCGTCGTCTTCGGCCGGTGGATCTTCTGGCCGCGGGTGCCGCGGACCGGCCAGGTCAGCCTCGCCGACTCGCGCTCGCTGTGGCGCCGGATCGGCAACGCCGTGAGCCGCCACCCCGCCCGCTTCGCGACGGCGACCATCATGCTGCTCGCGGTCGGGGCGGCCGGCATGACCCAGATCCGCACGGGGCTCGACGGCCCCGACCAGTTCCTGCAGAAGCCCGAGGCCATCGCGGCCGGGGAGCGGCTCGCCGAGTCCTTCCCCGCGGGCTCGGCCGACCCGGTCATCATCGTCTCCCGCGACTCGGACGTGACCGAGCTGGCGCGGGTCGTCGGTGACGTCGAGGGGGTGAGCTCGGCCCGTGCCGTGGGTGCGCCCGAGGGTGCGGGCGGCGTCAGCCAGGTCCAGGCCGTCCTCACGGCCGACCCCGGCTCCGACGCGGCCGAGCAGGCGGTCCGCGACATCCGCGCCGCCGTGGCCGGCACCGGCGAGACGCACGTCGGCGGCACCGAGGCCGAGGCGCTGGACGAGTCCGAGGCGTCCTCGCGCGACCGGCTGCTGATCCTGCCGCTCATCCTCGGACTCGTCGTGATCGCCCTGGGCGGACTGCTGCGATCGGTCGTCGCGCCCCTGCTGCTCGTGACCACCGTCGTCGGGACCTACCTCGCGAGCCTCGGCATCTCGTGGGTGCTGTTCACCCAGGTCCTCGGCTTCGAGCGACTCGACAACGGCGTACCGCTGCTCGCCTTCGTCTTCCTCGTCGCGCTCGGCGTCGACTACAACATCTTCCTCGTCACCCGCGCCGCCGAGGAGAGCCGCAGCCACGGCACGCGCGAGGGGATGCTCCGGGCGCTCGCCGCGACCGGCGGGGTGATCACCAGCGCGGGCGTGCTGCTCGCCGCGGTCTTCGCCGTGCTCGGGGTGCTGCCGCTGGTCGTCCTCGCCCAGCTCGGCGTGGTCGTCTGCGTCGGGGTGCTGCTCGACACGCTCGTCGTGCGCACGGTGCTCGTGCCCTCGCTCGCCCTCATCCTCGGGGACCGGTTCTGGTGGCCCCGCCGGCTCGCGCCCGCGCAGCCCGACTCGCCCGCGGCCGACGACCAGCGCGAGCTCGCCCACGTCCAGGGCTGA
- a CDS encoding MarR family winged helix-turn-helix transcriptional regulator: protein MSDISDSRKPTPARPARGASANPRTAGDEDARTTASSVAPAYEHSASLEALEELVNLAAQVPQAVARRGGLSVSELHSLRHLAATPMGPVELAKVLGVTSAASSGVVDRLVARGHVERRPRADDGRRTEVVVTESGRQEIFALLAPMFAGLAESDNALSDEERVVVERYLRGAVAALRAVM, encoded by the coding sequence GTGAGTGATATTAGCGACTCCAGGAAGCCCACGCCAGCCCGCCCCGCGCGGGGCGCCTCGGCGAACCCGCGCACGGCCGGGGACGAGGACGCGCGCACGACCGCGAGCTCGGTCGCCCCGGCGTACGAGCACTCCGCCTCGCTCGAGGCGCTCGAGGAGCTGGTCAACCTCGCGGCGCAGGTGCCCCAGGCCGTGGCACGCCGAGGCGGGCTGTCGGTCTCCGAGCTGCACTCGCTGCGGCACCTCGCCGCGACGCCCATGGGGCCGGTCGAGCTCGCCAAGGTGCTCGGCGTGACCTCGGCGGCCTCCTCCGGCGTCGTCGACCGGCTCGTCGCGCGAGGTCACGTCGAGCGGCGCCCGCGGGCCGACGACGGACGTCGCACCGAGGTCGTCGTCACCGAGTCCGGGCGGCAGGAGATCTTCGCCCTGCTCGCGCCGATGTTCGCCGGCCTCGCCGAGAGCGACAACGCCCTCTCCGACGAGGAGCGGGTCGTCGTGGAGCGCTACCTGCGCGGCGCGGTCGCCGCCCTGCGCGCGGTGATGTGA
- a CDS encoding serine/threonine-protein kinase yields the protein MEGEVVGGNRLTGVAGRGAMGVVYLADQLALNRRVAVKVVNPALAEDPEFRARFQHEARMAAALEHPHIVPVYAAGEDRGRLYLTMRYVEGTDLATALRRDGPMPPALAVEVVEQIGSALDAAHARGLVHRDVKPANVMLTWSEGRPHAYLTDFGISKLVGAAGPTRTGMALGTLDYMAPELLVGDPYDGRADLYALGAVLFQALTGRVPFPRGTDAARMYAHLHDPVPEDERVPPALMSVVRRAMAKQPAERYGTARELAAAARAALGGRPETGAPAPGSATSYERVGGVGQPRQDQPRRAVLLGGAAGLLAAAGVGGALWWQSREEGDPTVRSAGSGSPTSEATLPATEPAGRVLPTSKVYSVGPKPQDLQEVSGYFFSLNRGDNSLSCILQDSETVKTYQLDAEPLYLLEGRRKVWCVNAFHEMIPIDLQTMAVGQAVPMPMKTSYDGTSDGDRWGWIASAPAGIYRFDLETGEKDLDVRVPAGAVINRVAVMDSRVYGLDIRKRLLHRYNAADGSLAGDPVQVPEGSFVVAELGKQLIVGGGKAGARVLRGDQLVTPAIFRDTSDVNAIIGDDFSVWVAFTSNKEIRRARMDLSGWIGAPVRGVPFGPRFMAGLGSGQLLVLDEGTSKVTTVTITPLR from the coding sequence GTGGAGGGCGAAGTCGTCGGGGGGAACCGGCTGACCGGTGTTGCCGGGCGGGGCGCGATGGGCGTGGTCTACCTGGCCGACCAGCTCGCGCTGAACCGTCGCGTCGCGGTGAAGGTCGTCAACCCCGCGCTCGCCGAGGACCCGGAGTTCCGGGCCCGCTTCCAGCACGAGGCGCGCATGGCGGCCGCGCTCGAGCACCCGCACATCGTCCCGGTCTACGCCGCGGGCGAGGACCGCGGACGCCTCTACCTGACCATGCGCTACGTCGAGGGCACCGACCTCGCGACGGCGCTGCGCCGGGACGGGCCGATGCCGCCGGCGCTCGCGGTCGAGGTCGTCGAGCAGATCGGGTCGGCGCTCGACGCGGCGCACGCACGCGGCCTGGTGCACCGCGACGTCAAGCCGGCGAACGTCATGCTGACCTGGAGCGAGGGGCGGCCGCACGCCTATCTGACCGACTTCGGGATCTCCAAGCTCGTCGGTGCCGCCGGTCCCACGCGGACCGGGATGGCGCTGGGGACGCTGGACTACATGGCCCCCGAGCTGCTCGTCGGGGACCCCTACGACGGCCGCGCCGACCTCTACGCGCTCGGCGCGGTGCTGTTCCAGGCGCTCACCGGCCGCGTCCCGTTCCCGCGCGGCACCGATGCCGCGCGGATGTACGCCCACCTGCACGACCCCGTGCCCGAGGACGAGCGGGTGCCGCCGGCGCTGATGTCGGTGGTGCGCAGGGCGATGGCCAAGCAGCCGGCCGAGCGCTACGGCACGGCGCGCGAGCTCGCCGCGGCGGCGCGGGCGGCCCTCGGCGGGCGCCCCGAGACCGGCGCGCCCGCGCCCGGGTCGGCGACGTCGTACGAACGGGTCGGCGGGGTGGGTCAGCCGCGCCAGGACCAGCCGCGGCGCGCGGTGCTGCTGGGTGGCGCGGCGGGACTGCTGGCAGCCGCGGGTGTCGGGGGAGCGCTGTGGTGGCAGTCGCGCGAGGAGGGTGATCCGACGGTGCGAAGCGCTGGATCCGGTTCTCCCACAAGCGAAGCCACGCTTCCGGCCACCGAGCCCGCGGGGCGGGTCCTGCCCACGTCGAAGGTCTACTCCGTCGGCCCGAAACCGCAGGACCTGCAGGAGGTGAGCGGCTACTTCTTCAGCCTGAACAGGGGCGACAACAGCTTGTCGTGCATCCTGCAGGACTCGGAGACCGTCAAGACCTACCAGCTGGACGCGGAGCCCCTCTACCTGCTCGAGGGCCGCAGGAAGGTCTGGTGCGTCAACGCCTTCCACGAGATGATCCCGATCGACCTTCAGACCATGGCGGTGGGCCAGGCGGTGCCGATGCCCATGAAGACCAGCTACGACGGGACGTCCGACGGCGATAGGTGGGGGTGGATCGCCAGCGCGCCGGCGGGCATCTACCGGTTCGACCTGGAGACGGGGGAGAAGGACCTCGACGTCCGGGTTCCTGCCGGCGCGGTCATCAACAGGGTCGCGGTGATGGACTCGCGGGTCTACGGCCTCGACATCAGGAAGCGGCTGCTGCACCGCTACAACGCCGCGGACGGTTCGTTGGCCGGTGACCCGGTGCAGGTGCCCGAGGGGTCCTTCGTGGTGGCGGAGCTGGGCAAGCAGCTGATCGTCGGTGGTGGCAAGGCCGGGGCGCGGGTGCTGCGCGGCGATCAGCTGGTGACCCCCGCCATCTTCCGCGACACCAGCGACGTCAACGCGATCATCGGTGATGACTTCAGCGTCTGGGTGGCCTTCACCAGCAACAAGGAGATCCGTCGCGCGCGGATGGACCTGTCCGGGTGGATCGGCGCCCCGGTCCGGGGTGTGCCGTTCGGCCCGCGGTTCATGGCGGGGCTGGGCTCGGGACAGCTGTTGGTGCTTGACGAGGGCACGTCCAAGGTGACCACCGTGACGATCACCCCGCTGCGCTGA
- a CDS encoding serine/threonine-protein kinase has protein sequence MEGELVGGNRITGVAGRGAMGVVYRGEQPALGRPVAIKVVNPDLADDPEFRARFEHEARVAGSLDHPHIVPVYAAGEDRGRLYLTMRYVDGTDLATALRRDGPMPPALAVEVVEQVGSALDAAHERGLVHRDVKPANVMLTWRQGRPHAYLTDFGISKVVGAAGPTRTGAAMGTLDYMAPELLVGDPYDGRADVYALGAVLYQALTGRAPFRRETDAARIYAHLNDPVPEDERVPPALMSVVRRAMAKRPTQRYTTGAELAAAARAALGGQAERRTSSAAAALPYERVAGGASGTGGPGRRGLLLGGAAGLLAAAGVGGVLWMRERGDGPTVGGGGSATPTSEPTLPDDEPAGRVDARVAELKVGPEPSALIPLTTQFFCANNDNTVSHLSLSTQRVTSIDVGKKPLELMKGRSTVLCLNDDFFMVPIDIGTLETGEHVKFTPGRITAVAAEDDAGWVSTPEGLHRLDLNTGRKTLNVSLDRRFSSLSIVQGALFGIDHDRKELCRFDVTTGQQAAAPLPLPSDAVVIASVQDQLVVAGSSRLWKLVGTRLVEAPLFRTVRVSALFQSDASVWAGLTQSRALRRLRPDLSGFIGAPVPGVTLGPKFLAAVGTDNVVVVDDTTSKATVVTVTPLR, from the coding sequence GTGGAGGGCGAACTCGTCGGGGGCAACCGGATCACCGGCGTCGCCGGGCGCGGTGCGATGGGCGTCGTCTACCGCGGCGAGCAGCCCGCGCTGGGCCGGCCGGTGGCCATCAAGGTGGTCAACCCCGACCTGGCCGACGACCCCGAGTTCCGCGCGCGGTTCGAGCACGAGGCGCGGGTGGCGGGGTCGCTCGACCACCCGCACATCGTCCCGGTCTACGCGGCCGGCGAGGACCGGGGGCGGCTCTACCTCACGATGCGCTACGTCGACGGCACCGACCTCGCGACCGCGCTGCGGCGGGACGGGCCGATGCCGCCGGCGCTCGCGGTCGAGGTCGTCGAGCAGGTCGGTTCGGCGCTCGACGCGGCGCACGAGCGCGGCCTGGTGCACCGCGACGTCAAGCCGGCCAACGTCATGCTCACCTGGCGCCAGGGGCGACCGCACGCCTACCTCACCGACTTCGGGATCTCCAAGGTCGTGGGCGCCGCCGGGCCGACCCGCACCGGCGCCGCGATGGGGACGCTGGACTACATGGCCCCCGAGCTGCTCGTGGGCGACCCGTACGACGGCCGCGCCGACGTCTACGCGCTCGGTGCCGTGCTCTACCAGGCGCTGACCGGCCGGGCGCCGTTCCGGCGCGAGACCGACGCGGCGCGCATCTACGCCCACCTCAACGACCCGGTGCCCGAGGACGAGCGGGTGCCGCCGGCGCTGATGTCGGTGGTGCGGCGGGCGATGGCCAAGCGACCCACCCAGCGCTACACCACCGGCGCCGAGCTCGCGGCAGCCGCCCGGGCGGCGCTCGGCGGCCAGGCGGAGAGGCGCACGTCGTCGGCGGCGGCCGCGCTGCCGTACGAACGTGTCGCCGGCGGCGCGTCCGGCACCGGCGGCCCGGGCCGGCGTGGACTGCTGCTCGGCGGTGCCGCCGGGCTGCTCGCTGCAGCCGGCGTCGGGGGTGTGCTGTGGATGCGGGAGCGGGGCGACGGGCCGACGGTGGGAGGCGGCGGATCGGCTACTCCCACGAGCGAACCCACGCTCCCGGACGACGAGCCGGCCGGCCGCGTCGATGCCCGGGTCGCGGAGCTGAAGGTCGGCCCCGAGCCCAGCGCGCTGATCCCCTTGACGACCCAGTTCTTCTGCGCGAACAACGACAACACGGTGTCGCACCTCTCGTTGTCGACGCAGCGCGTCACCAGCATCGACGTCGGGAAGAAGCCGCTGGAGCTGATGAAGGGTCGCAGCACGGTGCTGTGTCTCAACGACGACTTCTTCATGGTGCCGATCGACATCGGCACGCTGGAGACCGGCGAGCACGTGAAGTTCACGCCCGGCCGGATCACGGCTGTCGCGGCGGAGGACGACGCCGGCTGGGTCTCGACTCCTGAGGGGCTGCACCGTCTGGACCTGAACACCGGGAGGAAGACGTTGAACGTCTCGCTCGACCGGCGGTTCAGCAGCCTGAGCATCGTTCAGGGCGCCCTGTTCGGGATCGACCACGACCGCAAGGAGCTGTGCCGGTTCGACGTCACGACAGGGCAGCAGGCGGCCGCGCCGCTCCCGTTGCCCAGCGACGCCGTGGTGATCGCGTCGGTCCAGGACCAGCTGGTCGTCGCGGGCAGTTCCAGGCTCTGGAAGCTGGTGGGGACGCGTCTCGTGGAGGCGCCGCTCTTCCGGACCGTGCGCGTCTCGGCGCTGTTCCAGAGCGACGCCAGCGTCTGGGCCGGTCTGACGCAGTCGCGTGCGCTCCGCCGGCTACGGCCCGACCTCAGCGGCTTCATCGGTGCACCCGTGCCGGGGGTCACGCTCGGACCGAAGTTCCTGGCCGCCGTCGGGACGGACAACGTCGTCGTCGTCGACGACACCACGTCGAAGGCCACCGTCGTCACCGTGACCCCGCTGCGCTGA